A single window of Vigna radiata var. radiata cultivar VC1973A chromosome 4, Vradiata_ver6, whole genome shotgun sequence DNA harbors:
- the LOC106758479 gene encoding receptor-like protein kinase FERONIA codes for MGTTYRPIALRNMLFFLLSLCHPYFSIADVIYRPVELFTVNCGSAINFTLDGRNWTGDSNTKFLSESKDSVTVQADTQSTIQGPYTYARLSHFQFTYSFPVTTQGPFFLRLFFYSTSYQMFDRHKANFSVQAGPYTLLQHFNPSLYAEADDDPTHSDILFREYCIYLQHDQRLDITFAPSTTESYAFINGIEIVSMPSYLYYSNPNYTVPDDITKLPQFVGHNQVYIITNNSALETKHRLKVGGAQISPSQDTGMLRTWDTDDKYLITDSGPSTDYAKKTNLSFVQIPNYTAPDQVYRSVRNIGMNPFKNLTWQLPVYSGFFYLLRLHFCQLNPEVQDPGDQMFYIFIQDQLAERGADILKWSDNQKGVPVVKDYAVYIPGNREKVYLSLEMHPNSMSSIQDAQLNAIEVFKINDTTGSLAEPNPDPPPQTTNKQISKKKNSGTKRPLTAAVAGAVFAVVLLSFMVVFFIKNLKQNVAVYKNQKDGTSRGGGSGSSSLPTNLCRHFSIAEIRAATNNFDQLFVVGAGGFGDVYKGYIDDGSTPVAIKRLKPGSQQGLNEFMNEIQMLSQLRHLHLVSLIGYCYESNEMILIYDFMERGTLRDHLYGTDSPPLSWTQRLQICIGAARGLHYLHTGAKQMIIHRDVKSTNILLDEKWVAKVSDFGLSRIGPTGSSMTHVSTKVKGSVGYLDPEYYKRQRLTEKSDVYSYGVVLLEVLCGRQPLLRTAEKQQVSLVNWAKHRYEKGFLSEIVDPALKGQIAPHCLRKFSEVALSCLLEDGNQRPSMNVVVGVLEFVMQLQLQDGANVNVVLESGGDYEDSTTEDMFSGSHSSMHVSDFSNSSGLNSTSYASQESDRLISELVFSEINHPKGR; via the coding sequence ATGGGCACAACTTACAGACCAATTGCTTTGCGAAACAtgctcttcttcctcctctccttgtGCCACCCTTACTTTTCCATAGCAGACGTTATTTACCGTCCCGTTGAGCTTTTCACCGTAAACTGTGGCTCTGCTATAAACTTCACTCTCGATGGTCGAAACTGGACTGGAGATAGTAATACGAAATTCCTCTCCGAAAGCAAGGACTCAGTTACTGTTCAAGCAGACACACAATCAACAATACAGGGACCTTACACTTATGCTCGTCTCTCTCACTTCCAATTCACCTACTCCTTCCCCGTCACCACACAAGGCCCCTTCTTTCTTCGTCTCTTCTTCTACTCAACTTCATACCAAATGTTTGACCGCCACAAAGCCAATTTCTCAGTCCAAGCAGGCCCATACACCCTCCTTCAACATTTCAATCCTTCCCTATATGCTGAAGCTGATGACGACCCAACCCACTCCGACATCTTGTTCAGAGAGTACTGTATCTACCTCCAACATGATCAGAGGCTCGACATAACCTTCGCTCCAAGTACCACAGAGTCCTACGCTTTCATAAATGGAATCGAGATTGTTTCAATGCCCTCTTATCTATACTACTCCAACCCTAATTACACTGTTCCTGACGACATCACTAAATTGCCACAATTTGTTGGTCACAACCaagtatatataattacaaataacTCTGCTCTCGAGACAAAGCACCGATTGAAAGTTGGAGGAGCACAAATCTCCCCGTCACAGGACACTGGCATGCTCAGGACCTGGGATACGGATGATAAATACCTAATTACTGACAGTGGACCATCTACTGATTATGCGAAAAAAACTAATCTCAGCTTCGTTCAGATTCCTAACTACACGGCACCGGACCAAGTCTACCGCTCCGTAAGGAATATTGGAATGAATCCCTTTAAGAACCTCACATGGCAGCTTCCCGTTTATTCTGGCTTCTTCTACTTGCTAAGGTTACACTTTTGTCAGCTTAACCCGGAGGTTCAAGACCCCGGTGACCAAATGTTCTACATCTTCATTCAGGATCAGTTGGCTGAAAGAGGGGCAGACATTCTCAAGTGGAGCGACAACCAGAAGGGTGTACCAGTGGTTAAAGATTACGCAGTTTACATTCCAGGAAATAGGGAAAAGGTATATCTTTCACTGGAAATGCATCCTAATAGTATGAGCTCCATTCAGGATGCACAACTCAATGCTATtgaagttttcaaaatcaacgACACAACAGGTAGTCTCGCTGAACCGAACCCAGACCCTCCTCCACAAACCACCAATAAGCAAAtctcaaagaagaaaaatagcGGCACCAAGAGACCCCTAACTGCCGCAGTCGCAGGTGCAGTTTTTGCTGTCGTTTTACTCTCCTTTATGGTGGTTTTCTTCATCAAAAACCTCAAGCAAAACGTTGCCGTTTACAAAAACCAAAAAGATGGAACTTCTCGCGGAGGTGGCTCTGGCTCATCATCGCTACCAACCAACCTCTGCCGTCACTTCTCAATCGCAGAAATCAGGGCCGCCACAAACAACTTCGACCAACTCTTCGTCGTTGGAGCGGGAGGCTTCGGCGACGTGTACAAAGGCTACATTGACGACGGCTCAACACCTGTCGCTATCAAAAGGCTCAAACCCGGTTCTCAGCAAGGTCTGAACGAGTTCATGAACGAGATCCAAATGCTCTCTCAACTTCGTCACCTCCATCTTGTTTCCCTCATCGGTTACTGCTACGAGAGCAACGAGATGATACTCATTTACGATTTCATGGAACGCGGAACCCTCCGTGACCATCTCTACGGAACCGATAGCCCTCCGCTCTCATGGACTCAAAGGCTTCAGATATGCATAGGGGCCGCACGAGGACTGCATTATCTGCATACAGGTGCAAAACAGATGATCATTCACCGTGACGTGAAGAGCACAAACATCTTGTTGGATGAAAAATGGGTGGCGAAGGTTTCAGACTTCGGGTTATCTCGAATTGGGCCCACGGGTTCTTCAATGACCCATGTGAGCACAAAGGTGAAAGGCAGTGTTGGGTATTTGGATCCGGAGTATTACAAACGACAGCGTTTGACGGAGAAGTCGGACGTGTACTCATATGGGGTGGTGCTCTTGGAGGTATTGTGCGGGAGGCAGCCTTTGCTCCGAACGGCGGAGAAGCAACAGGTGTCACTTGTGAATTGGGCGAAGCATCGGTATGAGAAGGGGTTTCTGAGTGAGATTGTGGATCCAGCACTGAAGGGCCAGATAGCACCTCACTGTTTGCGCAAATTTAGTGAGGTTGCGTTGAGCTGTTTACTTGAGGATGGGAATCAGCGACCTTCCATGAACGTCGTGGTTGGAGTGTTGGAGTTTGTTATGCAACTTCAGCTTCAGGATGGTGCTAATGTCAATGTCGTGTTGGAAAGTGGTGGGGATTATGAAGACAGTACTACTGAGGACATGTTTAGCGGTAGCCATAGTAGTATGCATGTTTCGGACTTCAGTAATAGCAGTGGATTGAACTCTACAAGCTACGCGAGTCAGGAATCTGACAGGTTGATCTCAGAGCTTGTTTTCTCTGAGATTAATCATCCAAAGGGACGCTAA
- the LOC106759159 gene encoding receptor-like protein kinase FERONIA, with product MFLKCLSFSCSKNTSQRNYPTIIQELSLQFSLSHLTKSTNNFDPKRLVGSGAFCNVYEASLQRSDGSPYTVAIKRFMVKDSDIFKNEIELLCQLRHPNIVSLVGFCNHKKEKIIVYEYLSNESLYQHIQSGKLSWKKRLEICIGAARGLHYLHAGAKRTIIHRDIKPSNILLDANMEPKISGFGLSVQGQRFMSKPKPIKVDSVAGTIGYIAAEQIENLTITDKTDVYSFGMVLLEVVSGKTYMNLIQEEEVFERPVEEKVDPKIKGKITPESWQVFIDILQGCLKYEVDERPTMGEVELQLEHTLSLQEQADITNIHGDYVLLSKTIINLKPELEDEDIGITEDSDSEEMGNY from the exons ATGTTTCTCAAATGTCTGAGCTTCAGCTGTTCCAAGAACACATCTCAGAGAAATTATCCAACAATTATACAAGAGTTGAGCCTTCAATTTTCTCTCTCCCATCTTACCAAATCAACCAACAACTTTGATCCAAAAAGGTTAGTTGGCAGTGGAGCATTTTGCAATGTATATGAAGCTTCTCTCCAACGTAGTGACGGCTCTCCTTATACAGTCGCAATAAAGAGATTTATGGTAAAAGACAGTGATATCTTCAAGAACGAAATAGAGTTGCTCTGCCAGCTTCGTCACCCTAATATCGTCTCTCTTGTAGGATTCTGCAACCACAAGAAAGAGAAGATTATTGTGTACGAATACCTGTCCAATGAATCTCTTTATCAACACATACAAAGTGGGAAACTGTCATGGAAGAAGAGGTTGGAGATCTGCATAGGAGCAGCACGTGGACTGCACTATCTTCACGCTGGAGCCAAGCGCACCATCATTCATCGCGACATCAAACCTAGCAACATTCTTTTGGATGCAAACATGGAGCCAAAGATTTCAGGTTTTGGTCTTAGCGTACAGGGACAGCGTTTTATGTCAAAGCCAAAGCCAATTAAAGTAGATTCTGTTGCGg GTACTATTGGCTACATCGCTGCGGAGCAAATTGAGAACCTGACCATCACAGATAAAACCGATGTTTATTCATTTGGTATGGTTCTATTAGAAGTTGTGAGTGGAAAGacatatatgaatttaatacaAGAAGAGGAAGTATTTGAAAGGCCGGTTGAAGAGAAAGTTGATCCGAAAATCAAAGGAAAGATTACACCTGAGTCTTGGCAAGTCTTTATAGATATCTTGCAAGGATGCTTGAAATACGAAGTAGATGAGCGACCAACAATGGGTGAGGTAGAGCTGCAACTTGAGCATACTCTGTCGTTGCAGGAACAAGCGGATATCACAAACATCCATGGTGATTATGTTTTATTGTCTAAAACCATTATTAACTTAAAGCCTGAGTTAGAAGATGAAGATATCGGTATAACAGAAGACAGTGATTCAGAAGAGATGGGTAATTACTag
- the LOC106758480 gene encoding receptor-like protein kinase FERONIA: MKGNVDSDAYVEWKLSMDPTCTRTALRTVLFFFLMWCLSFLSTADDIYHPTDLFSISCGSSTNFSTQDTRNWTSDNHFLSPTNPSVAAPSLTPSTIQGPYTHARLSYSSFTYSFPLTQGPKFIRLFFYSTSYQNFPRSLSSFSVQAGPYTLLQDFNASLNADADDDPSHPHILFKEYFVYFGDGENLTITFFPSSTDSYAFINGIEIVSMPPYLYYTDPHSTEQPQFVGTMNPHVTEHKFALETMFRLVVSAEIPSSGDTGMLRTWRPDIKYVTTQYYQPVDYAKIKKLTFITTYNYTAPDQVYRTVRSMGRNGSINMGFNLTWQLPVDSGFIYIIRLHFCQLDPRVNNTGDLIFNIIIADQLASNWTDLLMWTDNQRGVPVVKDYVVSILAPDNQKKAYLSVKLHPHDKSLIKDAQLNAIELFKISDPTGNLAGPNPDLPPLSKTKKRRTPAAVAGAVSGVLLLSFIVAFFLIKRQKNVVDNKGPNKKEGTSRSSGLLLIPTALCRQFSMAEMKVATNNFDKVFEVGVGGFGNVYKGHIDKGSTTVAVKRLKPGSRQGIREFKNEIQMLSQLCHPNIVSLIGYCYENNEMILVYDFMNHGNLRDHLYDTDNPSLSWKRRLQICIGVARGLHYLHTGVEQVIIHRDVKSSNILLDEKWVAKVSDFGLSRIGGPSGSSMSMVSVNTEVRGSIGYLDPEYYKRYLLTEKSDVYSLGVMLLEVVSGRQPLLPGEEKQRISLVNWAKHCYEKGTPNEIVDTELKGQVAPQSLRKFVEVAFTCLLEDGTQRPSMNDVVELLEYALQLQDGVVNGALQSSLNYEDCNTSKNSII, from the exons ATGAAGGGAAATGTAGACTCCGATGCCTATGTAGAGTGGAA ATTATCGATGGACCCAACTTGCACACGAACTGCTTTAAGAACcgttctcttcttcttccttatgTGGTGCCTCTCTTTCCTTTCAACAGCAGACGATATTTATCATCCCACTGACCTCTTTAGCATAAGCTGTGGCTCATCCACCAACTTCTCCACTCAAGACACTCGGAATTGGACTTCAGACAATCACTTCCTTTCTCCAACCAACCCCTCGGTCGCTGCTCCTTCACTCACACCATCTACCATCCAGGGTCCTTACACCCATGCTCGTCTCTCTTACTCCTCATTCACTTACTCATTCCCTCTCACACAAGGCCCCAAGTTCATTCGTCTCTTCTTCTACTCTACTTCATACCAAAACTTCCCTCGCTCCCTATCCTCTTTCTCAGTCCAAGCAGGCCCCTACACCCTTCTACAAGATTTCAATGCTTCACTCAACGCCGATGCCGATGATGACCCTAGCCACCCTCACATCTTGTTCAAAGAGTATTTCGTTTACTTTGGAGACGGTGAGAACCTGACTATAACCTTCTTTCCCAGTTCTACTGATTCCTACGCTTTCATCAACGGGATCGAGATTGTTTCCATGCCCCCTTATCTCTACTACACCGATCCTCACTCCACAGAGCAGCCGCAATTTGTTGGCACAATGAATCCACATGTCACTGAGCACAAATTTGCTCTCGAGACCATGTTCAGGTTGGTCGTTTCCGCTGAAATTCCTTCCTCAGGGGACACGGGTATGCTCAGAACGTGGAGACCTGACATCAAGTACGTAACTACTCAATATTATCAACCAGTTGATTATGCGAAAATTAAAAAGCTGACGTTCATTACAACCTATAACTACACGGCACCAGACCAAGTGTACAGAACCGTTCGGAGTATGGGACGTAATGGCTCTATCAACATGGGTTTCAATCTCACATGGCAGCTTCCTGTTGATTCTGGCTTCATCTACATTATACGGTTACACTTTTGCCAGCTTGATCCGAGGGTTAACAACACTGGTGACTTGATTTTCAACATCATCATAGCGGATCAGTTGGCAAGCAACTGGACAGACCTTCTCATGTGGACTGATAATCAGAGGGGTGTACCGGTGGTTAAAGACTACGTAGTTTCCATCTTAGCCCCAGATAATCAGAAAAAGGCATATCTTTCTGTGAAATTACACCCTCACGATAAAAGCTTGATCAAGGACGCACAACTAAACGCAATTGAACTCTTCAAAATCAGCGACCCAACAGGTAATCTCGCTGGGCCGAACCCAGACCTGCCTCCattatcaaaaactaaaaagaggAGAACCCCTGCCGCCGTTGCAGGGGCAGTTTCAGGTGTCCTTTTGTTGTCCTTTATTGTCGCCTTTTTCCTCATCAAACGCCAGAAGAACGTCGTTGACAACAAGGGTCCCAATAAAAAGGAAGGAACTTCTCGGAGCAGCGGCTTATTACTGATACCGACCGCCCTCTGCCGACAGTTCTCAATGGCCGAAATGAAAGTCGCAACCAACAACTTCGACAAAGTCTTCGAGGTTGGCGTGGGAGGCTTCGGCAACGTGTACAAAGGTCACATCGACAAAGGCTCAACTACTGTCGCAGTCAAAAGGCTTAAACCGGGTTCTCGCCAAGGTATTCGCGAGTTCAAGAACGAGATCCAAATGCTGTCTCAACTTTGTCACCCCAATATCGTTTCCCTCATTGGTTACTGTTACGAGAACAACGAGATGATCCTCGTTTACGATTTCATGAATCACGGCAACCTCCGTGACCATCTCTACGACACTGATAACCCGTCTCTGTCGTGGAAACGTAGGCTCCAGATATGCATAGGTGTTGCCCGAGGATTGCATTATCTGCATACAGGTGTGGAGCAGGTGATCATTCACCGTGACGTGAAGAGCAGCAATATCTTGTTGGATGAAAAATGGGTGGCGAAGGTTTCAGATTTCGGATTATCCCGAATTGGGGGGCCCAGTGGTTCTTCGATGAGTATGGTGAGCGTGAACACTGAGGTGAGAGGTAGTATTGGATATTTGGACCCAGAATATTACAAGCGATACCTTTTGACGGAGAAGTCTGACGTGTACTCACTTGGAGTGATGTTGTTGGAGGTGGTATCTGGGAGGCAGCCTTTGCTCCCTGGGGAGGAAAAGCAACGAATTTCACTTGTTAATTGGGCGAAACATTGCTATGAGAAGGGAACTCCGAATGAGATTGTGGATACAGAACTCAAGGGCCAGGTAGCACCTCAGTCTCTGCGCAAATTTGTTGAGGTTGCATTCACCTGTTTGCTTGAAGATGGGACTCAACGACCTTCCATGAACGATGTCGTTGAGCTGTTGGAGTATGCTCTTCAGCTTCAG